A stretch of DNA from Besnoitia besnoiti strain Bb-Ger1 chromosome II, whole genome shotgun sequence:
ACTTTCTCCGGCCGGTCGCCGCTGGCGATAGACAGCGGAGTCGACAGCTCCCTGAGAggtctctcgccgcgccttcggaTTTCGCCTGAGCCCACCACCCTGAACTTTCATGGGGCCGCCTCCACGTcaccccgcgcgcctccacgcgagCTGCAAGaacctcgcgcagcgcctgctgcccaGTCCAACTCCGAGCGGCGTTCGCTGCACGTCCGCGAGATCTTGTGTTTTCATTCGCGTCGCGCAAGCCCCAGTCTTCTTCCTCACGTCCCGGCGCGGCAGTCGTCTCTCCCGCTCTCCTCAGAGGCCTCTCCGGTCCCTGCGtgggtctccgcggccggcgcttctgcgggcggtctctctctgccgagTCTGTCTGATTCCTTCTCATCGCCTGGGGACTGCCACTACCCGGGCGCGACGACAGCTACGACCGCTCCCGCGACGCCTTGCGCTTCACGCGCATTGCCCGCCGCTTTTTCGCAGCCTTCTCGAATTTCTCCGTGGATCCCTGCACagttcgcggcgctcgtggGCTGGGCGGTGCTgccggcagccggcgccgcgcggccctcgtctgcgcctaCTGTGGTCCTCGTCACGCAGAGCCACATTCTttccctcgcggtcgcgcccttctgcgtctcctcttctcggCTCCTGGCACAGAAGCCATGGGGGactgcggacgccgcggcctcgctcgcggtgccggccgcgcctccgctcgcgctgtACGTACAtagcgacgaggcggccggcgaaggcgacgaagcgcTGCGCCAGGGAGCAGAAGACCGCGACGAGCGAGGTGCCCACCgcctgcgaagaagagacgcagctcGGGGAGGGAGGCAAATCGgggacgagggcgcggaggggcgccgTGGCGACACCCGCGGCCTtcaggccgcagaggcgccgcaaaGAGAGCGGAGCGAGATCCGCGAGACCCGCAAACCGAGCGCGACCGACATGCGCCAGATAAAGGAAATGAAAGAAGAaatcgccgcgcgctgcggaagtTTCTTCGTCGTAGGAGGGAAATGCGCGGTCGGAGGCGTGGCGCAGTGCTGGACGGTCGATGCGGACAGCGATAGTCTGCGGCCTACAGGTGAGAGAAAACACAACCCTGCTAGAGGGTGTGCGGCTGCAATGTCAAGAGAAagctctcctctccgtttTCCGTCATCCGTCCTTCCCGAGACTTTCGAGCTTCCCTCACCTTTttcgctgctcgccgtccATGTCTGAGATTAAGGCTTTCGCTCCGCATGTGTTTCAGGTCTCCCCATTTTCTTTGAGTCcggtgtctccgcggtcgcgcttTCAACGCCCCAGCGGCTCCCcggggcctcgccgccgtcgccctctgggcttctccgctgcgcttctctgcCTTCGGTCGGTGCCtggctcgccgtcggctgcgATGACGGCACCGTCTGGCTGTTCCTTGTcgcgctttcttcgtctcctcagcCCGGTCACACGCCACGAGCTTCGCCATCCTCCACGTCTCTCGCGGggagcgcgccgctctcggtgcgcgtctgccttgcTTCCGCGCCCTACTGCCGGCCTCAAaaagccgcggcgagagtcgcggcgctcgcgttcggcggccgcgcctccgcgccttcgtggctcgccgtcgcctacCATGGTGCGGGCGTCCAGTGTCTGGCTGTGGGCGAGGTCTCCCCCAGCgaccgcgcgtcgcctgccgttGCTCCCGTCTgtccttctttcctcttctcgagAGACTGGCGCATTGCTTCGCCTccgtgcggctgcggcgtcttggGCTGCGGAGAGACCGACCGCGCGGAAGTGGGCGatgcagagcgaggcgacgcgtccgcgacgCAGGAACGCGCAAGGTCAGGATTTCAAAAGAATGGCGGCGGGGCCGTAGCAGGCTCCGCACGAAGATACTCGAGTCCGCGAGTCTTCACGCTTTTCTCTGACGGGGAAGAAGGCTTCCCTGCCAACTGCGAACTCCTTTACGTGTGGCCGACAGGCGCAGGTGACGAATGCCAAGAGCGGCCGGCGGCCCTGTCTCGCCGCCCGCtcagctgccgcggaggcggtgTGCGTACACCTCGCACCTGGCAAGACGGACTGGAGTCGCCCGCGCTGAAGCGGAATTCCGAATCGGCTTTCAGTCAGATAGGCTCCggggctctccgccgccgtctggcATGTGTTTTTGGGCCGTCTCTTACATTCCCAATTTTCCTTTTTCCTCAGCTGTatctctcgcctccttcggcggcgcccgtctGTGTTCTTCGTTTCGCCGGTCTGGCAAAGCGCTCAGTGGCGCCCGAAGAGTCTTCCTGTTATCGTTTTGCTTCTGTTTCCACTGCCTCCTGgtcttctctccttttctcctcctccacccctggggcccgcggcgtcgcctcgcggtgCACAACGGCCTCTTCGGCAGGCGCAAGGACTCCCGAGGTCGCGCGCGAATACGAGGAGGTGAGGAGTCAGAAACGAATGGAAAGACATTAAAGTGACCGCACATACGGCGActgtgtctccgcgtcgtggCAGAGTGCCGCGCCGAATACTGTTGACGCTTACAACGGCCGCCGTCTGttgccgcgctgcggctctgtGTTGGTGTACCCACAGACGAGCCGGCTTTAATTTCGTCCTTGGAGGCTcacagacgcacacgccaGAGTGTCTTCTATGTTCGTTTGAGTTTCTCTCACAAACGAAGCTGCACTTGTagcctcctctgcgttctcTCAGCTGCTCCTCTGCCAAGCGACGGACGGgacgctcgccgccttctaCGTGCCCAGCGGACGACGACCGGCAGACGAAAGTCTCTCTCAAGTGAGATTCTTGCCTCGCAGTGCCTTCCCTCCGGAGGCGAAAGGCCGTTCACAGGCTTTCTGTGGCGCCTCTGGCCTCGTTCTGAAGCGCTAGGCTTCTGCGCCGTGTGCAGGTCGGGCTTCTCGCTTGGGGAGGGGGCGTGAGCTCTCTTGGTGTGAAGCGCAATCCCATGAATTGGTGTCCGCTGGAAGCAGCCCATCCTCTATTTTCTATCTTTGTCTCTGTCGTTTGGCGTCTCACGCTcatcccctccccccccccgcccgcctgTGCAGGGCCCAAAGGGAGTGGCCTGTGTGTTAGGATCGCCCGGTAGTCTTCCTGATTagctgtctctgtcgcaTGCGGCTTTCTCACCTCTATCCCTTCGCCTTGCGGGCACAAGGGTCGCAGCGGCTGAGCTGTCTCTCCATTTGCGTTCTGCGAACGCGGtatcttcttctctcgccaCCAAAGTGCGACGGGAGCCTCTTGGCCGTCTCTGCACTGCCTCTTAAGATTCTAAAGTCTCGTTGCAGTCATGCTCCAGCCCGAGTGTGCCGTTCTGGTGTCCGCGCAGGTCTCGCCCTTCACGCGCTTCTTCCCCTGGATGTCTCCGCTGGCCCTCCGGGCCCCTGGCGCCCTACGCGGGCGGACGCACGGGGGTCGAACAGCcctggaggccgcagcggcgaaggTCGGTGGAGCGATGCTCCGTCTTTgcttcggcgtcctctcttcATAGAGACGCCGACACAGGCAACGTCTTCTGCAACCTACGTCTACGAGAAGCCTCGAAGGCCGCTGTGTCGTCCATATCGTTAGACCTGAGATCCCGATTCACCGCGAGCAACTAGAATTTCCCTCGTCTTCCCGCGCACGTTGCAATTTATTTTATGCTCCCACAGGCACTCCTCGTTCAGCGTCAACTGCTTCGCTGGAGAGTGTATGCGCAGACGGCTGTACCTGTGCAGGCTTCATGACGACGGTTTGCGTAGAGGAGTCATTCAGCCGAGGCGCTAATCTTGGGGCACACGCAGCATTCCATTTGCGTGTACTCGTGCTAGAACGCGTATGCATGTACATGTCAACCAGCTCCGCGAGGACAGGCGCGGCAAGTCTCCCACAGCGCGTGCTGTCCTACGCAGTTTAGAGCGGCGACGTTAGTCGCTGGAAACTCACACGTGCATGTCTTTGCTCGCCCTCTGGTCTTGCCGTCCTCAACAGGTTGTCCTTCTCCGCAGGTGTCCCTTCTCTCAGGCGTCGAAACCCCTCCCCCCGAGGGGGACTCCAAGCTAGCAGCCCGCGCTTGAGATTTTGGCAGgtccttctcgcctttccTGTGGtgcgcgcagacgctccTTCCAGGCCCGTATCACCAGGGCGTGTCGCCAGCCtcggccttcctcgtcgccttctacCATCCCGCCGAGCATACGCTTGCGTGCGTCACCCTGCCTGCGCCAtggcgccgtctgccgctcgAGAGCTCGctggctgcctcctccttctgctCCAACAGCGAGAAGCAAAATCTGCGCAGGGGCCAAGGCGAATCGCGGTCGCCGAGCCGCACGGGCCGTCAGAATCCTCTGCATGAGAGACCGGCTGGGGTAGCTCCGATCCGCCGAGActctgcgcagaggcccgcAGGCCGAGGGCGACTTCCCTTCTTTCCCTGGTCCTCTGAAaccgacgagagagaggaggcagcggtGGGGCAACGCCATTGCGCACCCTCAGCCCGCTCGTGCATACAGCCGCTCCCTGAAGCGGCACCATTCCTCAGAGGGGCAGGCCTAGCCGGTCTCTTCaagcgctcgccctcgcagtCCCGACGAATTGGATCCtgtggcgagcgcgacgaatGCGGGTCTCGTGACACCCGCGGGGACCCTGCGGACGCACGAAACGTTGTTCTCAACTGGGAAGGCTTTCGCGGTCAGCCAAAATCTGCAGATGGTGAAGCGCACTCCCCCCACGATGGCAAAACGCGAGACGAGACTCAGCTTGCGGCGACCCTGCGGTCCGCCCTTcactccgcgcgcgtcgcgccgcagcgaatcGTCTACGACGCGCCGCCAACAGCCCTGCTCTGGCTCTGCTCGTGtccaggcgcctcctccttcctgcgcgggcggcagagcTCCTCTCACGCCACGGAGGAACCACAGAGCTTCCCTGCGGTGAACAGAGAGTACCTAGTCTCTGTGTCGGGTCGCGACGGAGGCTTGCTGCTCTGGGAAGTGGCCGAGTGTCTACGTCTGAACACTCAGGATCCACAACTACCTTCATGTGAAACTGTGGAAGGTTCAACGGAGGCTGCGAGACcaatgcagcagctgccaaAAGGTCCAGCTGTTCATTActggagcagcggcgccggagacgggAGGTGGACTCtggagagcgacagcgcagTGACTCCGAACGAGCGGGCGAGTTCGCGCTCCCtgacgacgcggaagcccTCAAAccacgcagagggagaaaTCTGGTTCCCCCAGCAGTGCGCACAGAACCGCGTGCACGGCAAGGAAGGTTTCTGCCAAGACGACatccgcgcctcgtccgAGGTATCAGGCTCTCAGCATCTCCGCGGATGGAGCGGACCCCGGGGTACACAGCACCGCTCGACGCCAAACGGGAATGACGTCCAGTGGCGCAGAGACCGAGCCAgtcgcgaggaaggcgcgcgagagccctctgggctgccgcgcgcagctcacAGCTCGCGTCACCTGATACGAGATGGGATGCTGGGGCTCCAGTTGCACGGAAGAGCCGATTATAGCCAGTAAGCTCTGAAACCCCCAGCTTTCCTCCTGAGCAGCCAAGTAGCGCAGCAGCTTCGCCATCCATTGTAGAATAGGGGTGCCGCACATCCTCCGGCACCAGCGGCTGGCTTATTGGGTCATGCCTTCCTGAAACCTCGAAGCAGTTGAGACTTCTTGCGACCTGCAGCGCAAGCGTCCCCCTGACACAAGGAGAACGGCGGGCGCAACCGCAGCTCCCAGTCTGCTGTGACAATGATTACAACGGAGATGCCTTTCGTGACTCGAATCAATCTGTCGGTGCCCAACAAGATAAGGACGGTGAACGCGAGTGCGGCCACTCCTCCATGTTGTGCAATTCCGTGGGACAACAAATGTGGCCAGCCCACCTCAGTGATACGTGCCAGCACTCCAAGCCCAAGCATGTTGCCAGATGCTGCTGCAATGAAGCGATGAATTTCTTCGAGAATAAGTTGGAGACGTCCAATCGTTCTGCAGCACAATCGGATCCCGCCTTTAGTTACAGGACTGCAGTGAACAAAGACATGTATGAAGCTGAGGTTTTCCTAAGCGGTACGTAGGCGCTTGCACGTCTATACATCCCGGAGCCTCCTGTGCCAGAATAATCTTGCACTCAAGTGTGAATCAGCAATGCACATCAGAGAACGCGTGCTCGTGTCAATGCCGCGTCGGAGGCGTAACCATCTTGTCTGTTACTGGCTGTTCAGGCGGCACATTGGATCGAATTCTGAGGAAGCCCGATGAGAACACGGTCGTGTTTCAGGCTCGAGCGAAGGATCATCTTGCGGTGGATGATGAAACAGGTAGAGCAGCTCCGCCGATATAGGGTATATGGCGCCAGCGGTGAACAGAGAATTGCAAGACGTCCCCCTGTTTCTTAATACGCTCTACGCTAGGTGGAAGCACACCAGTGTCATCTGCCTCTCTATTCTCTGCAGGATCCTCCTCAACGGGGTTGCCGAAGGTCCTAGAAATCGTCTTACCATCCCAGTACCCCGTAGCTTTAGGGAGCGTGGTGGTTGAACAAGCGCACGATAAGCAGCGTTTCCTTATTTCTGTGCCGACGTCAGTTGCACCACAGAGTTAGCTTGCCCCAATCCTATGCAGCGTTTTTCACAAGTCTGCGTTGCCGCATCTGGAGCTCCAGCTGATGATGTATACTGACGCTTGCAGTGCTGTATCCAGCCGTGTGTAGCAATTTTGAGATCGCCCCATAAGCTGGTCAACGGCAGGTGAATCCGATTGTTTGATGCGTTTCGCTGTTGTCCGTCATATTTGTCCTTGAACTGGCGGTCTCGGGAACTTTACTGATGAGAAGTTCCACAACATTTTCAAGCAACTGAACAGACTGCAAAAATTCATCCACACACGCTCACAGTTAGCAGCTCCTCCAGGTGATGCCCCAGATGTTGTGACACGGAACGGGCCAATGCAGCAAGTCAGCAAATCGCCTCCGCTCACATGCCCGACAAACTGGCGGGTTCATCGGTGGTGCTCCTTTTGATTTACCCACGTCTCGCTGTCTCATGCAACTGCTGCCACTAACGGGGACACCGAGCTGGAAATCCGGCAGCACAAGGCCAGCCGTTTTTCCCCTGCAGCGATATCGCCGCTTGACATTTCGCTGTGCCATATATCTAAACCGTTTGCAAGGAGACCTGGGCCACACTTAGTCAGAAGAACGTCACCAGAATATCGCTCCACCGGTACTCACCGTTTATTCGAGCTATATGCATCGCACCCTGATATAGCTCTTTTAGAGAGCATAAGTGTGCAGCCGGCTCTCCGCAAAGATTAGAGTGAAACGCGGATTCATAAGGACAGCTCGCGCAACCTGGGGCAGAGAGGGGCATTACCCTGAGCTACCAGTCAGTGTGAAAAGTGCACGCACCCTGGAAAACGAGCTCTGTATCGGCAATACCAGTGAGGCCACCTGAGGTCAAGCTTGCGACCTCTCCTTCCTGGTCAACATCATATGCACGGTTAGTGGCTTCTTTCTTCGTGGAACTCGTCACTAACTGGTAGAGCACGAGTGTATATCCGTAGATCATCAATGTATCCCTATGCCATTGGTTCATCAGAGTGCCTTGGGGCTTTAGCACGCAGTTGTGACGTCATTACATCGAAGCCGGAGTTTTCCATAGTGGACCCAACAACAATGTTGCCCGCGTTCGGAATCACCTTTCCTCGGAGCACCTAGAATGCAGCCTCCATATGGTCACCAGTGCGTACTGCGGAAAAGTCGAGCATCAGGCTTACAACCTCGTTGTCCTCAACTCCCTGCGTAGAACAGTGTAAGTAACAATGCGTTTGTCACGACAAGGATAAGAGGCTTACGTTGAGGAACAGCTTTAGCCTGACACCATTCGCTGTAACTGGGCAACACAGTGGTGGACACGTCCTCATTCTCATCGCCGTTCATCAAGGAAGCTACCTGTAATGTGAGTCCATCTCCGCAAAGGAAGTGAACCGCTTGAAGGAAGTCCTTCTGAAGAGCTGTCTGTCGTTGTCACGCGGACTGAAAGCTTCCTTGTATTCGGATATAGCATAATGGTGGGCGTCTGGCTCGCGTCGTTCCTATGGAAACTTGCGTCTGTCGCGTCACGTATCTGTCAGTAGGCCTCACGCACCCTTTTGAGATGACGTTACGGAAGTACCCATTTGAATCCCCCAAGAGGTACATCCaaaaggcgctgcggcggcaggcggaatGACAAGGCAGTGACTCACTGCTCCCGTTATGTCCTCACACTGTAAAATCGCTAGTCTCCAGCGTGCTACTCGACTTTATTGTTCCGCTGGCACCTGGCGTTCAACTGCTTCGTCTGGGGATAGTGATAAGGGACGCCTCCTGTTCTTACCGTTGACAAAGGCGGCACTCGctccgctgcctgcagaAGGTGCGCACTTTGGATAATTTCACTCTGGAGTCTGTTAGCGTTTTACCATTATGAGGTGGTCCCGCTCGGGGTGCTCTGTGCATGTGATTGCCGTTTCCACTCTGGTCGACTGGATAAACTTGATCAAACGTGAACCAAGCGCTAAGGCCATCTGGGATAAAAGGAGCAGTAATGATTTGAGAGGTACCGCCTGGAAATGTTGGCAGGTTCAACGCAGCTCAGAGACACTTCCCGTCTTCTGTTGCGTACCGAGGCAAACCGCGTTTGGCACAGTGAAACACTTGTCATATATTCTGTCAGCGAAATTTAGAATTGTTTCGGCTCTCAAGGCAACATCTCTGGCTTCCTCCGCTATGTCGCCGGGCAAGCCTGCAATGTCAGACTGAGCAGAAATCATCGTGCCGAAACTTGTAGCCAGTCCCAAGCTAAACAGGGGTACGAGGCGTTTGCTATAGGTCATTGTTCCGAATTGAAGGATGGGTGAAGTGCTCGCGCAACGtcgagaagctgcagcgggGGTCACAGGATCCTCTCGCAGTAACGAAATTCTGACGGCATAGCgggcggtgtacgtacaccaaTGCGCTACTCTAAATACACGTAGCTGACCTGTCGTGGACgcatgctgcagcgcgcgaccCGCATACACGAAGTTATCAGCGTGCATAACGCTCTTAAGGATTGCGCTGGAATGGCAGAAGAGGTTCTAGCTATAATCCCCCCGTGGGGAAGGATTGAAGACTCCCAACGTGTTCCTTCAGCTGCTGACGTCTGGAACCTGTCAAGCAATCAGGACCGCGTCCGCGATGTTGCGCGGTACCGTGTGACTTTTGTGCACAAGCAATCTCGTAGCCATACAtctctgcagagaggcaTGCAATAGCGGGTTTGTGCTGGATCACCGACTCTTCCGCACCGGTGTCCAGCCGGTGGCGCGAAGGTGCCGCGTGACGTTCTGGTTGTGAGCTCGAGCTGCCCCCACGAGATCCGTACGGTGCCGTTGCCGCTCTAGGCATTAGCGACGCGACGACTGCCGATGCTATGGGGTacagagagacgcaatgGGAGATGAGCAATCGACTCTAGTGTAGCCGCCGCTGTAAGTGAGAGGAAGCTGTTGCGCATTGCGGAATATGGTGTTTCACCCATTCTAGATTTTTTGGGCTGGCCAAGGAGGCAGGAAAAGTGTCGTTTGGTCTGTTGTCGTTGCGACTGCAGATATACCTTAGCCACACCTGTGTTGTGCTTCCCTCGTTCATCGTGGAGCCGTGGtcttcgcgtcgccagccgcgTCTCCAAAATGTGGTTGCTTCGATGTTGTGTAGTCGGCCTAGCGGCGGTACAGCGGGCGGTTGTGCTGCAAAATAGCGGCACGTCTCCCTTAATTCTTCCTGTTAGTGGAAGTGTGCCACATTCCCGCGTCACCTGTAGCTCTCACCCTTGTGGACCTTCCTCATTTGGCACGTGCCACGATGTGGATAACAGTTATATGTGCGACTGCAAGCCAGGGTACCGTCTGGTGATCGACAAGCACGCCCATCAGAGATGTGAACAAGAAAATTGCGATAGTGACGCGTGCGGGCCTCCAGAAGCAGTTCGTCAGTGCCGTATGGTAGGTACTGCGGGGCACTTATGCGTATGCAATGCCGACTTCGACGCCACTATCAATGCAAATGGAGACGTCAAATGTGAGGCTTCGTTGGAGAGCGCTCGCCAACTTCCCTCAGGACCGCGGATCGAAACTGGATATCTGTCTGATGAGGATGTGTATCGGCACGAGTACCCGTCAGGtagagacgaagaaagaaaacacaGAGGCCGCTTGGATGGGGAATCAAGCCGTAGAACTGAAGGCAGCGCAGGGAACACAGACGAAGGAAGGCGCACAAACCAGGGAAGCGGGAAAGATTCAGGACACGCCGGATCAGG
This window harbors:
- a CDS encoding hypothetical protein (encoded by transcript BESB_039360) — its product is MTYSKRLVPLFSLGLATSFGTMISAQSDIAGLPGDIAEEARDVALRAETILNFADRIYDKCFTVPNAVCLGGTSQIITAPFIPDGLSAWFTFDQVYPVDQSGNGNHMHRAPRAGPPHNGSGASAAFVNGASGTIKSSSTLETSDFTVAFWMYLLGDSNGYFRNVISKGNDASQTPTIMLYPNTRKLSVRVTTTDSSSEGLPSSGSLPLRRWTHITVTANGVRLKLFLNGVEDNEVVLRGKVIPNAGNIVVGSTMENSGFDGYIDDLRIYTRALPCGPGLLANGLDIWHSEMSSGDIAAGEKRLALCCRISSSVSPLVAAVA
- a CDS encoding microneme protein MIC6 (encoded by transcript BESB_039370), with translation MVGTAGHLCVCNADFDATINANGDVKCEASLESARQLPSGPRIETGYLSDEDVYRHEYPSGRDEERKHRGRLDGESSRRTEGSAGNTDEGRRTNQGSGKDSGHAGSGGSGRSEQSDGDAGSDGAKSGGRKEEKEEGKGGPAAAIAGGVIGGLLLLGAAGGGVAYAMKRKKADERDQVEYESGGGAREDSEDVEVLVDVDDKTWE
- a CDS encoding hypothetical protein (encoded by transcript BESB_039350) translates to MEGDGRAFPWGALPPCTPRGSPGGPRADFPNEGRRQPNAFLRQKEALPSVSQSSPRCAHVMSGLDGAPFSPSVSDSPPTAPHPSAPSSPSLKLAGCAAAFATHTPQTVLLIPPPPPSSGVSSWRFSRSLSSRARRSPQSHSPCPGVSPRRRDGMSRAASPCSAEAPSKTRPEASRAAWSLLTCCGSSVVLTPLPEESRPRWPHSGVPRGDERVADSGCGESEDPRQAFCALPSASLPFTARRECDASTPARGATRPLVYSVHTAGVTTLSFSASLGVVCSTQRPAPHTSHFASIWCPYTLQERARLPLDFAARAEVVSTAFMTARLGLLLLIRDSKHSIVGYMNLRRTLHSGTPPFASRAGPGLSPPWSLDRVSVAGRGPRALLSPDFVVDCGRQPVLGLAVEPAVTTASYPSLSRALSSRFLSSSSATRFATFGQGHLRLWTLMPRRSEASLNSTRARRDERGGYGSRREDATEDEMAPPSFRSCCFGPAFLSHDVRSASSRGVCTRGGSRGSLASGAFFSSASSRPRARCASGRFGESVRATTSARPPASGSIRGSLQPPFRFPGLPAAALRQPSAAPPLVTAAAFLPESRELLAGTAEGVVFIFRGLTAVRAVAVSSLSPAPLPCICLLVPFHKTLLFVATRDGTLTLLRTTGASQRLKPCSPNAQRLSAGGAKSQTAAKATEAKVRPARDATDASSGCLTPRKSLAPASRAGGGRLTRGPRFPARFYRGDSSGDEAEGTPTDGDLGRTAWGFEKSEEKHLADETRTPPTQPSSRASLYSTRCPSACFATPRRGAVSPAARPGDFQRMRKTPAAVCRQQKALSRPAPAPFADRVFDRPVRTPRSSYAAAFGRPRALAAGAATPRAASSRPARRNLSRHAVRKRATEHQPGLEEPRMEARGAWKREFSASPCRSLTINRKHSPSPRDKESRSVCLLGFEGDLWPAAASTFSGRSPLAIDSGVDSSLRGLSPRLRISPEPTTLNFHGAASTSPRAPPRELQEPRAAPAAQSNSERRSLHVREILCFHSRRASPSLLPHVPARQSSLPLSSEASPVPAWVSAAGASAGGLSLPSLSDSFSSPGDCHYPGATTATTAPATPCASRALPAAFSQPSRISPWIPAQFAALVGWAVLPAAGAARPSSAPTVVLVTQSHILSLAVAPFCVSSSRLLAQKPWGTADAAASLAVPAAPPLALYVHSDEAAGEGDEALRQGAEDRDERGAHRLRRRDAARGGRQIGDEGAEGRRGDTRGLQAAEAPQRERSEIRETRKPSATDMRQIKEMKEEIAARCGSFFVVGGKCAVGGVAQCWTVDADSDSLRPTGLPIFFESGVSAVALSTPQRLPGASPPSPSGLLRCASLPSVGAWLAVGCDDGTVWLFLVALSSSPQPGHTPRASPSSTSLAGSAPLSVRVCLASAPYCRPQKAAARVAALAFGGRASAPSWLAVAYHGAGVQCLAVGEVSPSDRASPAVAPVCPSFLFSRDWRIASPPCGCGVLGCGETDRAEVGDAERGDASATQERARSGFQKNGGGAVAGSARRYSSPRVFTLFSDGEEGFPANCELLYVWPTGAGDECQERPAALSRRPLSCRGGGVRTPRTWQDGLESPALKRNSESAFSQIGSGALRRRLACVFGPSLTFPIFLFPQLYLSPPSAAPVCVLRFAGLAKRSVAPEESSCYRFASVSTASWSSLLFSSSTPGARGVASRCTTASSAGARTPEVAREYEELLLCQATDGTLAAFYVPSGRRPADESLSQVSPFTRFFPWMSPLALRAPGALRGRTHGGRTALEAAAAKTLLPGPYHQGVSPASAFLVAFYHPAEHTLACVTLPAPWRRLPLESSLAASSFCSNSEKQNLRRGQGESRSPSRTGRQNPLHERPAGVAPIRRDSAQRPAGRGRLPFFPWSSETDEREEAAVGQRHCAPSARSCIQPLPEAAPFLRGAGLAGLFKRSPSQSRRIGSCGERDECGSRDTRGDPADARNVVLNWEGFRGQPKSADGEAHSPHDGKTRDETQLAATLRSALHSARVAPQRIVYDAPPTALLWLCSCPGASSFLRGRQSSSHATEEPQSFPAVNREYLVSVSGRDGGLLLWEVAECLRLNTQDPQLPSCETVEGSTEAARPMQQLPKGPAVHYWSSGAGDGRWTLESDSAVTPNERASSRSLTTRKPSNHAEGEIWFPQQCAQNRVHGKEGFCQDDIRASSEVSGSQHLRGWSGPRGTQHRSTPNGNDVQWRRDRASREEGAREPSGLPRAAHSSRHLIRDGMLGLQLHGRADYSQ